In the Sandaracinus amylolyticus genome, CGTCGTCTCGGGCGCGCACGGTCGCCCGTTCTTCGCCGAAGGGCGCGAGCACACGTCGGCGGTCGGCATCCACTTCCGCCCCGGCGGGGCGTGGCCCTTCTTCGGCGTCGCGCTGGGAGAGCTCGCGGATCGACACGTGGACCTCGACGCGCTCTGGGGCGCGTCGGCGGTGGAGCTGCGCGATCGGCTGGGCAGCGCGACGACCTCGGCCGATCGGTTCCGCATCCTCGAAGCGGCGCTGCTGCGGCGGCTGGAGCGCGCGCGGCCGGGCCACGACGCGGTGGCGGTGGCGCTCCGCGCGCTCGAGCGCGGCGACACGAACGTCGGCGCGATCTCCGACCACGTCGGCCTGAGCCGACGCCGGCTCATCGAAGTGTTCACCGCGCAGGTCGGCGTCACGCCGAAGAAGTTCGCTCGCCTGCGGCGGTTCCAGCGCGTGCTCGCCGCGACCCGACGCGTGGACGCCCCGCGCTGGTCGCGCGTGGCGCTCGCGTCGGGCTACTTCGATCAGGCGCACCTGATCCGCGACTTCGTGGAGTTCTGCGGCGTCTCCCCGGGCGAGTTCGCGCGCGTTCGCGACCTCGACGCCACGAACCATCACGTGCGGCTGCCCGAGTGGGTCCGTCAGCGCGCGAGCACCTGACGCAGCGTGTCGGCGAACTCGTTCGGCTGGCCCATGAAGCCGCCGTGATCGCCGGGAAACATCGTCGGCTTGGTGCCGAGGCGCTCCGCGAGCGCGATCGACGTGCGCGACGTGAGCAGGTGGCCCGAGGTCTCGCCGAGGCCGACCACGACGCGCGTCTCGGACGCGCGCAGCGCGGCGATGTCGGGCAGGTAGCGCGTCGTGCCGCGCAGCTCGTGGAGGAAGAAGCGCGCGCTGTTGCGCAGGTCCTTCTCGGTCGGCTCGCCCGGCGGGCCGGCGTGCTCGCTCACGTCGAAGCCCGCGTTCTTCATGAACTGCATCCACGCCGCGCCGACCCCGTGGCGCTGGTAGATCGCGATGTTCTCCTCGGTCATCGCGCGCAGCTGCGCCGCGTCGGGGAGCAGCTCGAGCAGCGGAGGCTCGTGCGCGACGAGCGTGCGCAGTCGGCCGGGGTGTCGCGTCACGAGCGCGAGCCCGGTGACCGCGCCGCCGCTGCTGCCGAAGAGGTCGGCGGTCTTCGCGCCGAGCGCGTCGAGGATCGCGACGACGCAGTCGGCGCGCAGCTCGGGCGTCGACTCGAGCTGCGGATCGTCGAACGTGCTGCGGGAGATCCCCGGCGGGTCGTGGGTGACGACGGTGTGATCGCGCGCCAGCGCATCGGCGAGCGGCCCGAACATCACGGCGTCCATCGGCGAGCCCATGACGAGCAGCACGGGACCTTCGCCGCGGACTTCGTAGTGGAGACGTCCGCCGCGAACGGGGAGTGTGTGAGTCGTGGTCATGTCGGTCGTCCTTCCTCGAGCGATGGAGGTAGACGCCCGCACGCGGCGCGACTCATCGGCGGTGCGCGCGAATTCGTCCTGCGTGCGATGATGCGGTCGGTGCGCGCGCTGCTGCCCATCGCGATCCTCCTCGCTGCGTGCAGCGCCGGGCCCGACGATCCCCTCGACGCGGGTCCCGATGCGCGCGCGACCGGCACGCTGCACCTCGGTGAGGGCGAGCTCGCGTTCCGCGCCATCGAGGACGGCGACACGCTGCTGCTCGCGCGGGGGTGTCAGGGCAGCCAGCACGTGTTCGTCACGCTGCGCAGCGAGGACATGGATCCGCGCGGCATGGTGGTGGAGCTCGAGCTGGTGCGCGAAGGCAGCGGCGAGAGCGTGAGCGGTGAATTCCGACTGCGTCTCTCGTTCACGCCCGACGCGAGCGGCGCGTTCGCGCAGCTCACCGGGCTCACGCTGCAGGTCGCCGAGCCCGACGGCGCGATCGGCGACGACCTCGTCCTGCGAGGCCGCATCGAGGATCGGACGGGCATCGAAGCACACGCCGAGCGTCGCGTGCGCATCGAGTGGGGCACCCAGGTCTGCAGCGAGCCCTCGGGCTGAGCTGTTCTCCCCGGGGGAGGCTGCGCGCCTCCCCTCTCGACCCCTCGAGCTGCGCGTGGGTCCCCACCCACTTGCGGCCTCGCGCGGCGCGATCTCGACGTCGATCTCGTACGGGATTACACCGCCCTCGACGTGCTGCTCTACATCCCGTGGTTCCGCGCCGAGGCGTGGATGATCCCGACGCCGTGGGGCACGCCCATCGCGATCCATCCCTTCGGCCTCCTCGTCGCGACCGGCGTCGTGCTCGGCGCGTGGCTCGCGCGATGGAAGGCGCAGCGCGACGGGCTGCACCCCGAGACCGTCATGAACCTCGCGGGCTGGGTGCTGATCCCCGGGTTCAT is a window encoding:
- a CDS encoding helix-turn-helix domain-containing protein encodes the protein MGTDVPPAGARGLDGFEPRALRARASGPNGSGAMRGASKPYQIHTPAGPLARYVEYLWSLPDAPSQGRGSILPSGTLSLVVHLDEDERRIYDVDSPVCRRFSGAVVSGAHGRPFFAEGREHTSAVGIHFRPGGAWPFFGVALGELADRHVDLDALWGASAVELRDRLGSATTSADRFRILEAALLRRLERARPGHDAVAVALRALERGDTNVGAISDHVGLSRRRLIEVFTAQVGVTPKKFARLRRFQRVLAATRRVDAPRWSRVALASGYFDQAHLIRDFVEFCGVSPGEFARVRDLDATNHHVRLPEWVRQRAST
- a CDS encoding alpha/beta fold hydrolase produces the protein MTTTHTLPVRGGRLHYEVRGEGPVLLVMGSPMDAVMFGPLADALARDHTVVTHDPPGISRSTFDDPQLESTPELRADCVVAILDALGAKTADLFGSSGGAVTGLALVTRHPGRLRTLVAHEPPLLELLPDAAQLRAMTEENIAIYQRHGVGAAWMQFMKNAGFDVSEHAGPPGEPTEKDLRNSARFFLHELRGTTRYLPDIAALRASETRVVVGLGETSGHLLTSRTSIALAERLGTKPTMFPGDHGGFMGQPNEFADTLRQVLAR